The Panicum hallii strain FIL2 chromosome 9, PHallii_v3.1, whole genome shotgun sequence genome has a window encoding:
- the LOC112873269 gene encoding vacuolar protein sorting-associated protein 28 homolog 1-like, which yields FHFTNQPWRPRLQAERLKLISPFNSLSSSLAGATIVPRFVQAYHLDCPLNRPLQSYVPATIEIRAASNSSASSAAAIAHRVQTFITAMDAVNLNMVANDQVRPLLQDVATSMARHGPLLPSDFYALQNWCVPRNIFIQTV from the coding sequence GCGGAGCGCCTCAAGCTCATCTCCCCGTTCAATTCCCTCTCCTCCTCGCTCGCCGGCGCCACCATCGTCCCGCGCTTCGTCCAGGCGTACCACCTCGACTGCCCGCTCAACCGCCCCCTTCAGTCGTATGTCCCGGCCACCATCGAGATCCGCGCCGCGTCCAACTCCTCCGCgtcgtccgccgccgccatcgcgcATCGCGTGCAGACCTTCATCACCGCCATGGACGCTGTCAACCTCAACATGGTCGCAAATGACCAGGTCCGCCCGCTGCTGCAGGACGTCGCCACTTCCATGGCCAGGCACGGCCCCTTGCTCCCATCCGACTTTTATGCTCTCCAAAATTGGTGTGTTCCAAGAAATATCTTCATCCAGACGGTGTAA